One genomic segment of Carassius carassius chromosome 21, fCarCar2.1, whole genome shotgun sequence includes these proteins:
- the rgs7bpa gene encoding regulator of G-protein signaling 7-binding protein A, with amino-acid sequence MSSAPNGRKNRPRTAGTIFQIGSKPPSRESERRESSEALRALADCRMVVQEFNTLVALYRELVISIGEISTDCPSLRAEMHKTRTKGCEMARTAHQNLSAISGPEDGEIHPEICRLFIQLQCCLEMYLTEMLKSVCLLGSLQLHRKGKHFSGATKVESKKEDSSDIPILEDTSSTPPDCPKTYFLVATDIENIERDMTEMKNLLSKLRETMPLPLKNQDDSSLLNLTPYPLVRQRKRRFFGLCCLVSS; translated from the exons ATGAGTTCTGCACCGAATGGGCGCAAAAACCGCCCCAGAACAGCCGGGACCATTTTCCAGATCGGCAGTAAGCCCCCGTCCAGAGAGTCGGAGCGCCGGGAGAGCAGCGAGGCTCTGCGTGCCTTAGCGGACTGCAGAATG GTTGTCCAGGAGTTCAATACACTGGTGGCCCTCTATAGGGAATTGGTAATCTCTATTGGAGAGATTTCCACTGATTGTCCCTCTCTTCGGGCGGAAATGCACAAGACACGCACAAAAGGCTGTGAGATGGCACGGACTGCACATCAAAACCTTTCTGCAATATCAGG CCCAGAAGATGGAGAAATACATCCGGAGATCTGCCGCCTCTTCATCCAGCTGCAGTGCTGTCTGGAAATGTACCTGACGGAGATGCTGAAGTCTGTGTGTCTGCTGGGATCCCTGCAGCTCCACAGGAAAG GAAAACATTTTTCAGGAGCTACAAAGGTAGAAAGTAAGAAAGAGGACAGCTCTGACATCCCAATCCTGGAAGACACGTCATCCACTCCGCCAGACTGTCCGAAGACTTACTTCCTGGTGGCCACAGACATTGAGAACATCGAGAG GGACATGACAGAAATGAAAAATCTGCTAAGCAAACTCAGGGAGACCATGCCTTTACCACTGAAAAACCAAG ATGACAGCAGTTTGTTGAATCTGACGCCATACCCATTGGTCCGGCAGAGAAAGCGGCGTTTCTTTGGCCTCTGTTGTCTGGTGTCTAGCTAA